In one Dreissena polymorpha isolate Duluth1 chromosome 7, UMN_Dpol_1.0, whole genome shotgun sequence genomic region, the following are encoded:
- the LOC127839665 gene encoding uncharacterized protein LOC127839665: MGQCEFPTQLQNKVMNSTYATFNGVAFSTSSAPLVFTNINDTWNCYSNDGSNIIFRTQKNSSITISGISFVTHYYLCIHYEIQKEESILFYVISADPAFSTDYVPIINGNLSDSFCSKSVDKAAYHILYNKANIVSAQTTCVEPLIGTFEYGCIGSANETGTIDVCANQTQLKINDTFCSTQSTLKSGSYYCIANTSETVSSGGTFHYQTIYNPSTDIFTCLSATGNTSSRVYFTKTSTTTGRCTSSQSPLNGYNLTVLTPTPVDNGQNLGLIIGLAVGLSALLLLIVGAVLFYFCVYKKDPNAGKPIVENTKPRFEDPDKEDILQDLEVETARSTPVTRDEVTFEAVSPSFISNGKVANGHVKSFSPEGGFSAHQTSSRRDSGIGSTEKSTFGSRPTPRIGLNASKESMVIFNGDEKVISGNDTRIVPNTNPNPRVFHMENFVTGEGPLTLQGLEDEEGDQLAELSPGVNKDSLPYPSLPREKSNLMPPIETADPEKEKD; encoded by the exons atgg GACAGTGTGAGTTTCCAACGCAATTACAGAACAAAGTCATGAATTCAACCTACGCAACCTTCAATGGTGTAGCCTTTAGT ACAAGTTCAGCTCCGCTGGTGTTCACGAACATAAACGACACATGGAATTGCTATAGTAATGATGGATCAAATATAATATTTCG GACACAGAAAAATTCTTCTATCACAATAAGTGGAATATCGTTTGTTACGCATTACTATCTTTGTATACACTACGAGATACAGAAAGAAGAATCCATTTTGTTTTACGTTATTTCAG CGGACCCAGCATTCTCCACCGATTATGTTCCAATTATTAACGGCAACTTAAGTGATAGCTTTTGCTCGAAATCCGTCGACAAAGCGGCATATCATATCCTGTATAACAAAG CAAACATAGTATCTGCGCAGACCACGTGTGTTGAACCGTTGATTGGAACATTTGAGTACGGATGCATCGGAAGTGCGAATGAAACGGGAACAATTGACGTGTGCGCGAATCAAACACAGCTGAAAATAAACGACACCTTTTGTTCAACACAATCAACGCTAA AGTCCGGTAGCTACTACTGTATAGCCAACACATCCGAAACTGTATCGTCCGGGGGAACGTTCCACTATCAAACAATTTATAATCCGTCAACCGACATCTTCACGTGCCTG TCCGCGACTGGCAATACTTCTTCTCGTGTGTATTTCACAAAGACTTCAACCACTACCGGTAGATGTACCAGCAGCCAGTCACCTCTCAACGGATACAACCTAACAGTCCTCA CACCTACACCTGTAGATAACGGTCAGAACCTCGGTCTGATCATTGGCCTTGCTGTCGGCTTGTCGGCTCTTCTATTGCTCATCGTTGGCGCCGTGTTGTTTTACTTTTGTGTCTACAAAAAGGATCCGAACGCTGGAAAACCGATTGTGGAGAATACGAAACCAAGATTTGAAG ATCCGGATAAGGAAGACATATTACAGGACCTTGAGGTGGAGACCGCTCGCTCCACACCCGTCACCAGGGACGAGGTTACCTTTGAGGCGGTTAGCCCGAGCTTCATCTCCAACGGCAAGGTTGCCAATGGTCACGTGAAGAGCTTCAGCCCCGAAGGTGGCTTTAGCGCCCATCAGACCAGCTCCCGGCGGGACTCGGGTATCGGCTCGACGGAGAAATCCACATTTGGGAGCCGCCCTACACCACGAATCGGCTTAAACGCTAGCAAAGAGTCCATGGTGATTTTTAACGGCGACGAGAAAGTGATTTCGGGAAATGACACACGAATTGTGCCGAACACTAACCCGAATCCCCGAGTGTTTCACATGGAGAATTTTGTCACTGGAGAAGGACCGTTGACGCTTCAAGGTCTCGAAGATGAGGAAGGGGACCAGCTTGCGGAGTTGTCCCCTGGCGTTAACAAAGACAGTCTGCCTTATCCCTCCCTGCCCAGGGAAAAATCCAACCTTATGCCTCCCATAGAAACTGCTGATCCTGAGAAAGAGAAAGACTGA